The Pseudomonadota bacterium genome includes a window with the following:
- a CDS encoding radical SAM/SPASM domain-containing protein produces MAKYFNGLYCIHLELTSRCNKDCWMCGRRKIDREYPEIAMNYGEMDFELVKRIAEQLPDGIVVQFHNNGEPLLYPRFGEAVRLFKNQIKCVDTNAKLIVEKADDIIDNLDSITISVIENDPDGDEQNELVKKFLEIKGKRKPHMIYRCLGKVDTERWEELDGIVATRILHNPLGSFKYQKNPTVPEVGICLEILNHMAINRLGEVSICVRFDPKRFGVIGDAASTPLLDIWNGSKRKEWIKHHVEGNRNKIPLCSNCDFWGVPTGL; encoded by the coding sequence ATGGCTAAATATTTTAACGGATTATACTGCATTCATCTGGAATTGACCAGCAGATGCAACAAGGACTGCTGGATGTGCGGCAGAAGAAAGATAGACAGAGAATATCCGGAAATAGCCATGAATTATGGCGAGATGGACTTTGAGCTGGTTAAGAGAATTGCCGAGCAATTACCGGATGGAATTGTTGTTCAATTTCACAATAATGGTGAGCCACTTCTTTATCCCAGATTTGGTGAAGCAGTCAGATTGTTTAAGAATCAGATAAAATGTGTAGATACAAATGCTAAATTGATAGTAGAAAAAGCAGACGATATTATAGATAACCTGGATTCTATTACTATATCTGTCATAGAAAACGATCCTGATGGGGATGAACAGAATGAACTGGTTAAAAAGTTTCTGGAGATCAAAGGCAAGAGAAAGCCTCATATGATTTATAGATGTCTGGGGAAGGTGGATACTGAAAGATGGGAAGAATTAGATGGTATCGTAGCTACCAGGATATTACATAATCCCCTGGGAAGCTTTAAATATCAGAAAAACCCCACCGTACCTGAAGTAGGGATTTGTCTGGAAATATTAAATCATATGGCTATTAACAGACTCGGCGAAGTCTCTATCTGCGTGAGATTTGATCCGAAGAGATTCGGGGTCATTGGAGATGCTGCTTCTACACCTTTGTTGGACATATGGAACGGCTCGAAAAGAAAAGAATGGATTAAACATCATGTAGAGGGAAACAGGAACAAAATCCCTCTATGCAGTAATTGTGATTTCTGGGGAGTACCGACAGGGTTGTAG
- a CDS encoding aminotransferase class IV, producing the protein MNTKKSRVVWFNGEFVPESEARISIYDSALMFGDMVFEMTRSFNKVQFKLREHLERLYASIKYVRIPLEMSMDEMEKHCHETIEANDPCFQLDDEHRLLIDVSRGILSIYQGIVGTHKGPNVVIADFPLRWTVAGMGKLFDTGINAVITSQRAIPAQLLEPKVKNRSRIHYLMANIEASNYEGENNWALLLDPDGFVAEGTGDNFFIVKNNMIITPEPRNILRGISRAYIFELAKKLGLPCIEKNIEPYDVITADEAFMTGTPFCILPVSSLNNISIGNEPMGNITRQLLDMWSSEVGVNIIEQIKKWDSERDTQATSGPSPYSFKSKR; encoded by the coding sequence ATGAATACGAAAAAAAGCCGAGTTGTTTGGTTTAACGGAGAGTTTGTCCCGGAGTCGGAAGCAAGAATATCCATCTACGATTCAGCCCTGATGTTCGGTGATATGGTCTTTGAAATGACAAGATCATTCAATAAAGTGCAGTTCAAACTCAGGGAACATCTGGAGCGTTTGTATGCCTCTATCAAATATGTTCGCATTCCTCTGGAGATGAGTATGGATGAAATGGAAAAACACTGCCACGAAACCATCGAAGCAAATGACCCCTGTTTTCAACTGGATGATGAGCATAGATTGTTGATTGATGTGTCCAGAGGTATCCTTTCCATTTATCAGGGGATTGTAGGTACGCATAAAGGCCCGAATGTTGTTATTGCGGATTTCCCATTGCGCTGGACTGTCGCCGGAATGGGCAAATTGTTCGATACCGGTATTAATGCAGTCATTACTTCGCAACGGGCTATCCCTGCTCAATTACTTGAACCTAAAGTAAAAAACAGAAGCCGCATACACTATCTGATGGCCAACATTGAGGCATCAAATTACGAAGGCGAAAACAACTGGGCACTTTTGCTCGATCCGGATGGATTCGTTGCAGAGGGAACCGGGGACAATTTCTTTATTGTCAAAAATAATATGATTATTACACCTGAACCAAGAAATATACTCAGAGGAATCAGTCGTGCATATATTTTTGAATTGGCTAAGAAGCTGGGCCTGCCTTGTATCGAAAAGAATATCGAACCTTATGATGTTATTACCGCGGACGAGGCATTTATGACGGGCACCCCGTTCTGTATATTGCCCGTATCATCTCTAAACAATATTTCAATTGGAAATGAACCAATGGGAAATATTACACGTCAACTGCTTGATATGTGGAGTAGTGAAGTTGGAGTTAATATAATTGAACAGATAAAAAAATGGGATTCTGAGCGCGACACACAAGCAACGTCGGGTCCGTCGCCTTATTCCTTTAAATCCAAGAGGTAG
- a CDS encoding acylneuraminate cytidylyltransferase family protein: MKNIVAIILARGGSKGIPKKNIIDFCGKPLIVWTIEQLQHSTGINSIWVSSDSEEILAVSQACGTEIIHRPVKLSGDLATSETGWLHALEIIENKMGKVDIVIAPQVTSPLRESQDIERGITDFQEQNCDSMFSCSVAEDLFFWEKMPDGTLRSVNYDYKNRSRRQDIPKQYIENGSFYMFKPEVLKQHNNRFGGKIGITKMDFWKMFEIDSMEDLKMCEALMEAFLLNK, encoded by the coding sequence ATGAAAAATATAGTTGCAATTATTTTAGCAAGAGGCGGCTCAAAAGGAATCCCAAAGAAGAATATTATAGATTTTTGCGGGAAGCCCTTAATTGTCTGGACAATTGAACAGCTACAACATTCGACTGGAATCAATTCAATTTGGGTCAGTTCAGACAGCGAAGAGATCCTTGCTGTAAGCCAAGCTTGTGGTACTGAAATCATACACAGACCTGTCAAATTATCTGGAGATTTGGCTACTTCCGAAACAGGCTGGCTCCATGCTCTTGAAATCATAGAAAATAAAATGGGAAAGGTTGATATTGTTATTGCTCCTCAAGTAACTTCGCCTTTGCGAGAATCTCAGGATATAGAACGTGGGATAACTGACTTCCAAGAACAAAATTGCGATTCAATGTTTTCCTGCAGTGTGGCGGAAGACTTATTTTTTTGGGAGAAAATGCCGGACGGGACATTAAGAAGCGTAAACTATGATTACAAAAATAGAAGTCGCCGCCAGGATATTCCAAAACAATATATTGAGAATGGATCTTTTTACATGTTTAAACCGGAGGTTCTTAAGCAGCACAATAATAGATTTGGCGGTAAAATAGGCATCACAAAAATGGATTTCTGGAAAATGTTTGAGATTGACTCGATGGAAGATTTAAAGATGTGTGAAGCCTTGATGGAAGCATTTTTGCTGAATAAATAA
- a CDS encoding N-acetylneuraminate synthase family protein — protein sequence MSIFIIAEIGINHNGDVSIAKQLIDVAKDAGTDAVKFQKRTIDLVYTKELLDSPRESPWGTTQRAQKEGLEFGLSEYKEIDAYCKQKGIEWFASAWDIESQRFLRQFNLKYNKIASAMIIYEDLLKEVASEKKHTFISTGMTEIKHIDRAIEIFKNAGCPFELMHCVSTYPMEDEDANLNCIKTLRDRYKCDVGYSGHEVGLAVSYAAAALGITSLERHITLDRAMYGSDQAASVEPSGFRQLTGAVRKIEKAMGNGNISMNHKEIKIAEKLRAHIPFESNR from the coding sequence ATGTCAATATTCATTATTGCTGAAATAGGTATTAACCATAATGGAGACGTAAGTATTGCAAAACAGTTGATTGATGTTGCTAAGGATGCAGGCACTGACGCGGTCAAGTTCCAGAAAAGAACGATTGATCTTGTATATACAAAAGAACTTTTGGATTCACCACGGGAAAGTCCTTGGGGAACCACACAGCGTGCACAGAAAGAGGGTCTTGAGTTCGGTCTTAGCGAGTATAAAGAGATTGATGCATACTGCAAACAAAAAGGGATTGAGTGGTTTGCGTCGGCTTGGGATATTGAGAGCCAGAGATTTTTACGGCAATTTAATCTGAAATATAACAAAATAGCCTCCGCGATGATCATATATGAAGATTTATTAAAAGAGGTTGCTTCGGAGAAGAAGCATACATTTATTTCTACGGGCATGACCGAAATAAAACATATTGACCGTGCTATTGAGATATTCAAAAACGCAGGTTGTCCGTTTGAGCTTATGCATTGTGTTTCTACCTATCCCATGGAAGATGAGGATGCAAATTTGAATTGTATTAAGACACTCAGGGATCGCTATAAATGCGATGTAGGATACAGCGGGCATGAAGTTGGCCTGGCAGTGTCATATGCTGCTGCGGCTCTTGGTATTACATCGCTGGAACGTCATATTACTCTTGATCGTGCCATGTATGGTTCTGATCAGGCCGCTTCAGTTGAACCGTCCGGATTCCGTCAACTTACAGGTGCTGTAAGAAAGATTGAAAAGGCAATGGGGAATGGCAATATTTCTATGAATCATAAAGAAATTAAAATTGCAGAAAAACTAAGGGCACACATTCCATTTGAATCTAATCGGTAG
- a CDS encoding radical SAM protein, translated as MRILLIAYDNDSHISVFPLGLAYIASACRKAGHDVTIYNQDVYHWTELHLVELLKREQFDIVGVGVVGGYYQYRKLLKISEAINRTKKRPFYIIGGHGPSPEPEYFLKKTSADAIIIGEGENTIVELLSVLENKGKLSDVKGIAFMEQGKCVQTIRRELIEDIDEIPYPAWDLFPMDHYVLLREENIRNTDRFFAVLSGRGCIFKCNFCYRMDPGFRGRSPESIIEEIRILKKDYNITYIDFMDELFMVSKQRTVELCNSFIKAKLNIRWRCSGRLNYAKPEVLKLMKEAGCVFINYGIESLDQKILKVMNKALTVKQIHAGIINTLEAGISPGFNIIFGNIGETAESLKLGVDFLLKYDDHAQLRTIRPVTPYPGSPLYYYAIKNGLLKDCEDFYQNKHVNSDLLSVNFTNLSDEEFHAVLYEANTKLLESYYSALLSKSLENARKLYCEKDSSFRGFRPV; from the coding sequence ATGAGAATTCTATTGATCGCCTATGATAATGATTCACATATTTCTGTATTTCCGTTAGGTTTGGCATACATAGCATCAGCTTGTAGAAAAGCGGGCCATGATGTAACAATTTATAATCAGGACGTATATCATTGGACAGAATTGCACTTGGTGGAGTTATTGAAAAGAGAGCAGTTTGACATAGTTGGTGTTGGAGTAGTAGGCGGATATTATCAATATCGAAAATTATTAAAGATTTCAGAAGCAATCAATAGGACAAAAAAAAGACCTTTTTATATAATAGGTGGCCATGGGCCATCACCTGAACCTGAGTACTTTCTCAAAAAAACGTCTGCAGACGCTATAATCATAGGCGAAGGGGAAAACACCATTGTAGAGCTCCTGAGTGTTTTGGAAAACAAAGGCAAATTATCTGATGTAAAAGGCATTGCTTTTATGGAACAGGGAAAATGTGTTCAGACAATAAGACGAGAACTTATTGAAGATATTGATGAAATCCCTTATCCTGCATGGGACTTATTCCCTATGGATCATTACGTCTTACTAAGGGAAGAAAACATCAGAAATACAGACCGCTTTTTTGCAGTTTTATCGGGCAGAGGATGTATTTTTAAATGTAATTTTTGCTACAGAATGGATCCAGGATTTAGAGGGAGATCTCCCGAGAGTATCATCGAAGAAATACGGATTCTCAAGAAAGATTACAATATTACTTATATCGATTTCATGGATGAATTATTTATGGTTTCAAAGCAAAGAACAGTTGAATTGTGCAATAGTTTTATAAAAGCAAAATTAAACATACGATGGAGGTGCAGCGGGCGTTTAAATTATGCAAAACCTGAAGTATTAAAATTGATGAAAGAAGCTGGATGCGTCTTTATCAATTATGGGATTGAATCATTAGACCAGAAAATCCTAAAAGTGATGAACAAGGCGCTTACAGTTAAACAGATTCATGCTGGTATAATAAACACCTTAGAGGCCGGTATAAGCCCGGGGTTTAATATAATTTTTGGGAATATAGGTGAAACAGCAGAATCACTAAAGCTTGGCGTTGATTTCTTATTAAAATACGATGATCATGCACAATTAAGAACAATAAGGCCTGTTACTCCATATCCGGGTTCTCCCTTGTATTATTACGCTATTAAGAATGGTCTTTTAAAGGATTGCGAAGATTTTTATCAAAATAAACACGTTAATTCTGATTTACTATCCGTTAATTTTACAAATTTAAGTGATGAAGAATTTCATGCGGTCCTTTATGAGGCAAATACAAAGTTACTTGAAAGTTATTATTCAGCTTTACTAAGTAAATCCTTAGAAAACGCTCGCAAACTTTATTGCGAAAAAGATTCTTCGTTCAGAGGGTTTCGGCCTGTTTGA
- a CDS encoding class I SAM-dependent methyltransferase: protein MGIARAVIKLLMREGKRENYFGNLLTMGRQDVYATSRNLKKWASEMDFQLKRDIDISMKGLITDNDLFLSLGFESIGSMDYNDYEQCTIIHDLNKDVPNELHNKYDLILDSGTSEHIFNFPKVLENYNKMLKVGGRIIHGLPSSNHVDHGFYMFSPTVFYDYYLANKWDVIESVFFKYYRQHDTKLWKIYKYTPGCLDDFSFGGLKGMYGIFFIFRKTINSTFNAAVQQGSYIKTWENAKKDKISHGPVKLLLKNFANRLPEWLHHILRSLYFKITQKRIPKFNLKLIAKY, encoded by the coding sequence ATGGGCATTGCTCGTGCTGTGATTAAATTGCTCATGAGGGAAGGTAAAAGAGAAAACTATTTTGGAAATCTACTAACTATGGGTAGACAGGATGTATATGCAACAAGCCGTAATCTCAAAAAATGGGCATCCGAAATGGATTTTCAATTAAAAAGAGATATAGACATTTCTATGAAAGGCTTAATAACAGATAATGATTTATTTCTTTCGCTTGGTTTTGAGAGCATCGGCAGTATGGATTATAATGATTATGAACAATGTACAATTATACATGATTTAAATAAAGATGTTCCAAACGAATTACATAATAAATATGATTTAATACTTGATAGCGGAACTTCAGAGCATATTTTTAATTTCCCAAAAGTTTTGGAGAATTATAATAAAATGCTAAAGGTTGGGGGAAGGATAATCCATGGTCTACCATCTTCAAATCATGTTGATCATGGATTTTACATGTTTTCGCCAACTGTATTTTATGACTACTATTTGGCTAATAAATGGGATGTAATAGAATCTGTTTTCTTTAAATACTATCGGCAACATGATACAAAATTATGGAAAATCTATAAATATACACCAGGTTGTTTAGATGATTTTTCTTTTGGGGGTCTCAAAGGAATGTATGGAATTTTTTTTATCTTTCGAAAAACAATCAATTCTACCTTTAATGCAGCTGTCCAGCAAGGTTCTTATATAAAGACATGGGAGAATGCTAAAAAAGATAAAATTTCTCACGGACCTGTTAAACTTCTTTTGAAAAATTTTGCAAACAGACTCCCAGAGTGGTTACATCATATATTACGATCATTATATTTTAAAATTACCCAAAAAAGAATACCCAAATTTAACTTAAAACTAATCGCTAAGTATTAG
- a CDS encoding zinc-binding dehydrogenase — protein sequence MSVKTCAAVLFELNKPLRIIEVDIPELLPGQVLVKIAYSGVCHSQLMEARGKRGVDFYLPHMLGHEGSGEVVEVGKGVKKVKPGDKVILGWIKGIGMDVPGTKYTKDGMTINAGGVTTFSNYSVVSENRCIKLPDGIPMDCAVLFGCAIPTGAGMVINQVKPNQGSSVAIFGLGGVGLSSLIAMNLFNCSVVIAIDIVEQKLQLARKFGASHLINAAKQDVLEEIDNITQGKGVDYSVETSGLASSIETAFQSVRKFGGLCVFASHPEFGDKIKLDPYDLICGKRIEGSWGGSSNPDEDIPKFAALYRKGKLPLEELLSQKYKLNQINQALDDLERSEIIRALIELC from the coding sequence ATTAGCGTGAAAACCTGTGCCGCAGTTTTATTTGAACTTAACAAACCGCTGAGAATCATTGAAGTCGATATCCCCGAACTATTACCCGGTCAGGTACTTGTCAAAATAGCTTACAGTGGTGTGTGCCACAGTCAATTAATGGAAGCAAGAGGGAAACGGGGTGTTGATTTTTATCTACCTCACATGCTTGGTCATGAAGGATCTGGAGAGGTTGTTGAAGTTGGTAAGGGCGTTAAAAAAGTAAAACCAGGCGATAAAGTGATACTTGGCTGGATCAAAGGCATCGGGATGGATGTACCGGGCACAAAATACACGAAGGACGGGATGACTATTAACGCCGGCGGGGTGACCACTTTCAGCAACTATTCGGTGGTTTCAGAAAATAGATGCATTAAGCTTCCCGATGGTATTCCTATGGACTGCGCGGTATTGTTCGGTTGCGCAATCCCTACTGGTGCGGGTATGGTAATAAATCAGGTTAAACCAAACCAAGGATCATCAGTTGCAATTTTTGGACTTGGAGGCGTAGGTCTCAGTTCGTTGATTGCCATGAATTTATTTAACTGTTCCGTGGTAATTGCCATTGATATTGTAGAACAAAAACTGCAACTTGCCCGTAAGTTTGGTGCTTCACATTTAATTAATGCTGCTAAACAGGATGTTTTGGAAGAAATTGACAATATAACCCAAGGGAAGGGCGTTGATTATAGTGTTGAGACTTCAGGACTTGCGAGTTCTATTGAAACTGCCTTTCAATCTGTAAGAAAGTTTGGGGGGCTTTGTGTCTTCGCGTCTCACCCTGAATTCGGTGATAAAATTAAGCTTGATCCGTATGATTTAATTTGTGGGAAAAGGATAGAAGGAAGCTGGGGAGGATCAAGCAACCCTGACGAAGATATACCTAAATTTGCAGCGTTATATCGGAAAGGCAAACTCCCCCTCGAAGAACTGTTAAGCCAGAAATACAAACTTAATCAAATCAACCAAGCACTTGATGATTTGGAACGTAGCGAAATTATAAGAGCTTTGATTGAATTGTGTTGA
- a CDS encoding class I SAM-dependent methyltransferase: MSEINLIATHPKANRDYDKRVQEKTPEIIRIAKEFAKEFFDGDRKCGYGGYKYDGRWRAVANKMKDHYRLAEDCAILDIGCAKGFLLHDFKELMPHCTVAGIDVSEYAIENGMESVKPFLKIASAEKLPYPDKSFDLVISINSIHNLPIERLKTALREVERVSRGHSYVTVDAWRNEEERVNLYKWVLTAETMLHVDDWKKLFEEVGYTGDYWWFIAD, from the coding sequence ATGTCTGAAATAAATCTTATAGCAACACACCCCAAAGCAAATCGAGATTACGACAAACGAGTCCAGGAAAAAACCCCGGAAATTATTCGTATAGCAAAAGAATTCGCGAAGGAATTCTTTGATGGGGATCGTAAATGCGGCTACGGGGGTTACAAGTATGACGGCCGCTGGAGGGCTGTGGCTAACAAGATGAAGGATCATTACCGGTTAGCTGAAGATTGTGCGATCTTAGATATTGGATGTGCAAAAGGTTTCTTGCTTCATGACTTCAAGGAATTGATGCCGCATTGTACTGTTGCAGGAATTGATGTGAGCGAATATGCCATCGAAAATGGTATGGAGTCGGTAAAACCTTTCTTGAAAATTGCAAGTGCAGAGAAACTTCCCTATCCAGATAAAAGTTTTGATCTTGTAATTTCGATCAACTCGATCCATAACCTCCCTATCGAAAGGCTTAAAACTGCCCTTCGTGAGGTGGAACGTGTTTCCCGGGGCCATAGTTATGTTACAGTTGATGCCTGGCGTAACGAAGAAGAAAGAGTAAACCTTTATAAGTGGGTTCTCACTGCAGAAACTATGCTCCATGTGGATGACTGGAAAAAACTTTTCGAAGAAGTGGGTTATACCGGTGATTACTGGTGGTTTATAGCGGATTGA
- a CDS encoding putative sugar O-methyltransferase yields MDILEIKQNILSLIELQEAKYSHHITSPSKFWKDVLQKLSFIFDFSEANLRNIRLHTGFGFYLGSSWSTCYYEAQEISRGIKEIDSSRFIKDYKKLTENVPVAFHCSELDYNNESISIHYGDKYITEDILRAQSTVSNLFQIRDTFSSCLEIGAGYGSLANQLLKLFHVKKYFIVDFPETLYWSILWTGLVSPEKKILLFNGNNNNEIEDADVIFIPPFLIDNLKLEVDLAINENSFCEMTQEQVDFYLDNNNIKFNVLYSNNRDRQFMNNELQSLNSALSKRYILTPSTDFYDKIYQKEYSKHNCKYIYFCSKNISLEMIDPSKLCGLSIRKEH; encoded by the coding sequence TTGGATATTCTAGAGATTAAGCAAAATATTCTCTCCCTTATCGAATTACAAGAAGCAAAATATTCCCATCACATTACATCACCGAGTAAATTTTGGAAAGATGTACTACAAAAACTTTCATTTATTTTTGATTTTTCTGAAGCAAACCTGAGGAATATAAGGCTCCATACCGGTTTTGGATTCTATCTTGGATCATCTTGGTCCACATGCTACTACGAAGCACAAGAGATATCAAGGGGTATAAAAGAAATAGATAGCTCAAGATTTATTAAAGATTATAAAAAATTAACAGAAAACGTCCCAGTGGCATTCCACTGTTCGGAACTGGATTATAACAATGAGTCCATATCCATTCATTACGGAGATAAATATATTACTGAAGATATTTTACGTGCACAATCTACTGTGTCAAACTTGTTTCAGATTAGAGACACATTTTCATCTTGCTTAGAGATAGGTGCAGGCTATGGGTCATTGGCAAATCAACTTTTAAAACTTTTTCACGTCAAGAAGTACTTTATCGTTGATTTCCCCGAAACGCTGTATTGGAGTATTCTGTGGACAGGCCTCGTCTCACCCGAAAAAAAAATATTATTATTTAATGGAAACAATAATAACGAAATTGAGGATGCAGATGTCATTTTTATTCCACCTTTCTTAATTGATAATTTAAAACTTGAAGTCGACTTAGCTATTAATGAAAATTCCTTCTGTGAGATGACTCAGGAACAGGTTGATTTTTATCTTGATAACAATAATATTAAATTCAATGTATTGTATTCAAATAACCGCGACAGGCAATTTATGAATAATGAGTTGCAGAGTCTAAATTCAGCATTGTCAAAAAGATATATTTTAACGCCTTCCACGGACTTTTACGATAAAATATATCAAAAAGAATACAGTAAACATAACTGTAAATACATTTATTTTTGTAGTAAAAATATTTCGTTGGAAATGATTGATCCATCAAAATTGTGTGGACTATCGATAAGAAAGGAGCATTGA
- a CDS encoding thiamine pyrophosphate-binding protein: MKVSDYIAKFLFKQGIKHVFVVNGGASAHLIDSIAKKDGMNYICAQHEQAGAMAADAYSRVTGNLGAAIATSGPGATNMLTGVCGAYYDSVPVIYITGQVARFRMKGNLGVRQIGFQETDTVDIFRHVTKYAVCIKDPTNIRYELEKACYLAKSGRPGPVLIDIPDDVQREQVDPNKLVSFIPEQALDDSDYIKKQVDLCVRLLHNAKRPIIVLGWGIRLAKAEKETEELISNLGFPVVTTWAVADLLPIYHPLSVGTFGTHGTRYANFAVQNADLIFSIGSRLDTKATGSPMTSFARAAKKIILDIDRSELSKFQKFKMKTTLLIHSDAKKFLGMLNLKKDIEKSSRGRQISNWLEQIKIWKQKYPICTSKYYAEEEINPYVFIKTLSNCCDKDSIIVVDTGCTLAWTMQAFDFKSNQRVYHDWNNTAMGWALPASIGACFASEQRQVICVIGDGSLQMNIQELSTIIYHQLPIKIFLVNNKGYSMIRQTQDQWFDSGYEASTTESGLAFPDFVKIAQAYGYKTITLNRNNELAKGVREVLESNEAFFCNVEISPEHRVVPQVKYGRPNEDMEPLLEREEFEENMRVVSNVFYDHE, translated from the coding sequence ATGAAAGTATCAGACTACATAGCGAAGTTTCTATTTAAACAAGGCATCAAACACGTATTTGTAGTAAATGGCGGCGCATCTGCGCACTTGATTGATTCTATTGCAAAAAAAGATGGCATGAATTATATATGTGCACAGCATGAGCAAGCAGGTGCTATGGCAGCAGATGCTTACTCAAGAGTTACTGGTAATTTGGGCGCTGCAATTGCAACCAGTGGACCAGGCGCCACAAATATGTTAACCGGTGTTTGTGGTGCTTATTATGATTCCGTGCCCGTAATTTACATTACCGGTCAAGTTGCAAGATTTAGAATGAAAGGGAACCTGGGTGTTCGCCAGATCGGGTTTCAAGAAACAGATACAGTCGATATTTTTAGACATGTTACGAAATATGCTGTCTGCATAAAGGATCCGACCAATATTAGGTACGAATTGGAGAAGGCATGTTATTTGGCGAAGTCTGGAAGGCCCGGGCCTGTATTGATAGACATCCCTGACGATGTTCAAAGGGAACAGGTCGACCCAAACAAATTAGTAAGTTTTATCCCCGAACAAGCATTAGACGATAGCGATTATATAAAGAAGCAAGTAGATTTGTGCGTTCGGCTACTACACAATGCCAAAAGGCCAATAATTGTTTTAGGTTGGGGAATCCGACTTGCAAAAGCAGAAAAAGAGACAGAAGAATTGATAAGTAATCTTGGTTTTCCCGTTGTTACAACTTGGGCTGTTGCTGATTTATTGCCAATATACCATCCATTGTCGGTTGGTACTTTCGGAACTCATGGAACAAGATATGCTAATTTTGCGGTACAGAATGCTGATTTAATATTCTCGATAGGCTCCCGGTTAGACACCAAAGCAACGGGAAGTCCAATGACAAGTTTTGCAAGGGCAGCTAAAAAAATTATTTTGGACATAGACCGCTCTGAATTGTCAAAATTTCAAAAATTTAAGATGAAAACTACACTTCTTATTCATTCTGATGCTAAGAAGTTTCTTGGTATGCTCAACCTTAAAAAGGATATTGAAAAAAGCAGTAGAGGTAGACAAATTTCTAACTGGTTAGAGCAGATCAAAATATGGAAACAGAAATACCCCATTTGCACCAGTAAATACTACGCAGAAGAGGAAATAAATCCTTATGTTTTTATCAAAACACTTTCAAATTGCTGTGATAAGGACAGTATCATCGTGGTTGATACAGGTTGCACTCTGGCTTGGACGATGCAGGCCTTTGATTTTAAAAGTAATCAGAGAGTCTATCACGATTGGAATAATACAGCTATGGGATGGGCATTGCCGGCTAGTATCGGAGCATGTTTTGCAAGTGAGCAACGCCAGGTAATCTGTGTGATTGGCGATGGGAGCCTGCAGATGAATATCCAGGAATTATCAACAATTATTTATCACCAGCTGCCCATTAAGATTTTCCTGGTAAACAATAAAGGGTACAGTATGATTCGGCAAACGCAGGATCAGTGGTTCGATTCTGGCTATGAAGCATCTACCACTGAAAGCGGGTTAGCGTTTCCCGATTTTGTTAAGATTGCCCAGGCCTACGGATATAAAACAATTACTTTAAATCGCAACAATGAATTGGCCAAAGGCGTGAGAGAGGTTCTCGAAAGCAACGAGGCGTTTTTTTGTAATGTAGAGATTTCTCCGGAGCACAGGGTTGTACCACAGGTGAAATATGGAAGGCCAAATGAGGACATGGAGCCTTTGTTGGAGAGAGAAGAATTTGAAGAGAATATGAGGGTCGTATCGAACGTGTTTTATGATCATGAATAA